AACGGCCACGGCCTGATCTAGCATCTTCCGGTTCGGATAATTCCCAAGGCTTATTCGTATGGCCAAGGCGATCGCCCTTCGTGCGACGCAGCTAAGCCTCTTGTTTGATAGAAAGGAGGACCTTCATGAGTTATAATATCCCACACTTTACGCTGAAAGTGTTACTGTCAATTGGAGGAAATCATGGCAGAGGTTCTCGAAATCACAGATGAGAATTTTGAAAAGGAAGTCATTAATGCAAATGGAGCGACCCTTGTAGAGTTTTCTGCAGAGTGGTGCGGGCCATGCAAGAAACTGGCTCCCATCGTTAAGGAGATAGCCAGTGAGATGAGCGGCAAACTGAAAGTGGTGTACATGGATGTGGAAAAGGCCAGAGACACTGCTGTTAAATTCGCCATTCTCTCCGTGCCGACCCTCCTGATTTTCAAAGGGGGAAGGGTAGTCGAGGAGATCATCGGGCTCGTTCCCAAGAAGATGATTCTCGAAAAGGTAAACAAGGTGCTCTGATGGAATGGTTGAATGAAATCATCAAGGAATGGGGTTTCTATCTTGCCGAGTCTTTGAAGAGCAACCTGGAGGGCGGTTCCATCCTGGCGGTTGCCATTGTCTTTGCCGCAGGAATCCTGACAAGCTTCACACCCTGTGTCTATCCCATGATCCCCGTCACGGTGACTTACATCGGTGGGGCAAGCGTGGGATCGAAGAGTAAGGGCTTTGTGCTTTCGCTCTTTTACGTTCTCGGTCTTGCCGTCATCTACACATCTCTCGGTGCTTTCAGCGCGCTCACTGGAAAAGTCTTCGGCGACATGACGCAGAACCCCTGGGTCTATGTCACCGTAGCCAACGTCATCATCTTCTTCGGGCTGAGCATGCTCGGGGTATTCACCATAAGGCTCCCGGGATTCCTCTCGGGGATTGGAAAGGCGGGTAAGAAGGGAGGGCATCTTGGCGCCATCCTCATGGGGATGGCGGCAGGATTCATCGCTGCCCCCTGCACGGCTCCCGTTCTCGGCGTCCTTCTCGTTCTCGTCGGTCAAAAACAGGACGTTCTCTACGGCGCGTTTCTCCTCTTGATGTTCGCCCTCGGGATGGGTGTGCTCTTCATATTTCTTGGGACATTCACCGGTCTCCTCGCCACCATGCCAAAAGCGGGAGCGTGGATGGACAGGATAAAGATTGTTTTTGGTATTGCGATGATTGTCATCGGGGAGTATTTTCTGCTCAAGGCAGGAAGGATGTTATCCGGCTGATCTGCGATAGTAAAGTGACAGGATGAGATCTATCAAAGTTTTGGTCATTCTTCTTTGTATTGTAGCCACCCCATCACCTGGAGAAGATGTGATGGGAGGAAAAGTCGCCCCTGATTTTACCCTTACCGACATCGATGGAAAGAGTTTTACTATCGGGAAGTTCCGAGATCATGGTGTCATTCATCTGTTCTTTACCGCTGTCTGGTGCATCCCCTGTCGGCAAGAGATCACAAAAATAAACGATGCCTACGAGAGGTTCAAAGCTCAAGGATACACTCCGCTTGCAATCGGAGTCCCGACCCGGCAGACTCCGGAACGACTCAGAGAGTACAGACAGAAGGAAAAGATAAAGTTTCCACTCCTCTTTGATAGCTCCGGAAAAGTCGTGGAATCCTATCGAGCAGAATTCCTTCCCAGAAGCATCCTCATCGATAAGAAGGGCACCATCCGGTACGAGTGGGACTTCGTCCCTGATAATTTCCATGAGGTCATCAACGACCTTCTGAAGGAATAACTCGTCATTTTTGACTCAATAATATCAAAGTTATAAGATAGATGCAGAGGTGAACTTCGATAGCAAACAGGGAAGAACAAGATAGATCGGGCAGACGGGAAGGATGGAACAAGCAGGATGGGCATGATAAAAGGGAGAAGGTTCTTCTCGTGGGGATCGTTCATCCAGGAGAATTCATTGAGGATACTCAGGACCATCTCAACGAGCTGGATCTTCTCGCCGATACGGCCGGCGGTCGGGTACAGGCTGTTCATATACAGGACAGAAAGAAGCCAGATCCAGCCTATTATATTGGAAGGGGAAAAGCGGAGGAGATAGCCCTTGAGGCCAAAGCGAAAGGGATCGATGCCGTCATCTTCGATGACGATCTCACCCCTGCCCAGGTAAAGAATCTTGAAAAGATCATTGAATCGAAGGTCCTGGACCGTTCCACATTGATCCTCGATATCTTTGCAAGGAGAGCAAAGACACGCGAGGCGATGACGCAGGTGGAACTCGCCCAGCTCAGGCATCTCCTGCCAAGACTGACGAGGAGATGGACTCACCTTTCAAGGCAGGTTGGAGGGATAGGGACCCGGGGAGTGGGGGAAACCCAACTCGAGATCGACCGAAGAATCATCAAGAATAAAATCGCAAGGCTAACGAAGGATCTGAATAAGATCGAGAGGGGACGCCAGGAGCGGAGGAAGAGCAGGGACAGTATCTTCAAGGTGGCCATAATCGGGTATACAAATGCCGGCAAGACATCTCTCTTCAACGCCTTCACAGAGTCACACGCCTTCGTGCAGGATAGGCTCTTTGCCACACTCGATTCCATGGTGAGGAGGTGCATCCTGAAGGGCAACAACGAAATTCTCCTCATCGATACGGTTGGATTCATCAGGAAGCTTCCCATCCCTCTCATCGCTTCGTTCCGGAGCACGCTCGAAGAGAGCGTCTTTGCCGATCTGCTGATGAACGTCATCGATCTGAGCAATCCTAACTACGAAGAGCACCTTGCCGTGACGGAAAACATCAAACTGGACCTGGGGATAATAGATC
The sequence above is drawn from the Acidobacteriota bacterium genome and encodes:
- a CDS encoding peroxiredoxin family protein, translated to MGGKVAPDFTLTDIDGKSFTIGKFRDHGVIHLFFTAVWCIPCRQEITKINDAYERFKAQGYTPLAIGVPTRQTPERLREYRQKEKIKFPLLFDSSGKVVESYRAEFLPRSILIDKKGTIRYEWDFVPDNFHEVINDLLKE
- the trxA gene encoding thioredoxin, translating into MAEVLEITDENFEKEVINANGATLVEFSAEWCGPCKKLAPIVKEIASEMSGKLKVVYMDVEKARDTAVKFAILSVPTLLIFKGGRVVEEIIGLVPKKMILEKVNKVL
- the hflX gene encoding GTPase HflX, whose product is MGIVHPGEFIEDTQDHLNELDLLADTAGGRVQAVHIQDRKKPDPAYYIGRGKAEEIALEAKAKGIDAVIFDDDLTPAQVKNLEKIIESKVLDRSTLILDIFARRAKTREAMTQVELAQLRHLLPRLTRRWTHLSRQVGGIGTRGVGETQLEIDRRIIKNKIARLTKDLNKIERGRQERRKSRDSIFKVAIIGYTNAGKTSLFNAFTESHAFVQDRLFATLDSMVRRCILKGNNEILLIDTVGFIRKLPIPLIASFRSTLEESVFADLLMNVIDLSNPNYEEHLAVTENIKLDLGIIDRPCLKVFNKIDLVEEGIIERARRLYPNALFVSALKSQNLESIERSIFTALNQVREEVDLYIDPRREDIIALVYRSGEVLEKTYVDGHVHIRFKGTKDKARQIQHIVEMESACE
- a CDS encoding cytochrome c biogenesis protein CcdA, with the protein product MEWLNEIIKEWGFYLAESLKSNLEGGSILAVAIVFAAGILTSFTPCVYPMIPVTVTYIGGASVGSKSKGFVLSLFYVLGLAVIYTSLGAFSALTGKVFGDMTQNPWVYVTVANVIIFFGLSMLGVFTIRLPGFLSGIGKAGKKGGHLGAILMGMAAGFIAAPCTAPVLGVLLVLVGQKQDVLYGAFLLLMFALGMGVLFIFLGTFTGLLATMPKAGAWMDRIKIVFGIAMIVIGEYFLLKAGRMLSG